In Nerophis lumbriciformis linkage group LG01, RoL_Nlum_v2.1, whole genome shotgun sequence, the genomic stretch GACAAAATGAGCTCCAGCAGTGAAACCCAATCTTTCACGAGGCGCATTTGAATGAAGTTGCTGCTTCTTCGAAATGTTGTCtttcaacttctatgctagtgCTGGCCATatttttcaaatatgttttattcTTTTGGGCTCCACTTACAACAATGTGACGGAGAAGCACAACAGTGATTGGACATTATGTCGTGGGGGAGGGCCTTTCACCACCACGGACAATCCCGTTCAGATAAATGCAAAGTATACTTTGGGATGGACAAAAATCCTAAAAACCTTACATTTCGGCATGAATATTACTCCTCAAagtattggctttatttataTTTGGGAGGATTGCAAACCGTACACTAGTACTCCCAAGTTGTTAGTTTTACATGTAATGACTGCCAAAACCGAGTAAAATGTACGATCTATTTAAAGGTGATATTTGGTACCTGCGCTGGCTGTCCGTCAGCGTGATGCCCTGCGACGTCACCTTGAACTGGACTACGGTGGCGGCGGGACGAGGGCTGCGGCCCAGTGTCGCATCTGTTGCCTTGGCGATGGCCTGAGGGCCGGTCAGAGACTCCGTTTCCACAGAGTTCAGGTAGAGGACGTTGCAGGCTGAGGATTAACGATGAGTCGGTCAAATGAACAACGAGACGGCATCCCTCTCCCCTGTAATCACAATTCTAGAGCATACAGACTGCACTCACCTGCTCCTTGCTTGAGGAGGTCAGCGGCGGTGCTGATGTTGCTCACTGGCTGAAGCTCCTGCACGTCTCCTATCAGATCTGACAACATGGAGACCACCATGACTTGATGTCAGAAAAAGGTGCATACACTGTAACGATTCACAAGTTAGACTTTTGAAGCCTGCTGACCTTTTTCGAGGATCTTCAGTGCACAGGGCAAAGAGATGGGCGTGATGGAGTGCTGGTAGACTAATGCAGACAGACTCCCTACAAATGCACATAAACAATCATGTCACATGCTagttatacactgcaaaaagttagtgttcaaaaacaagaaaaaaaaatacaaaaatgaggggtattttatttgaactaagcaaaattatctgccaatagaacaagaaaattcggcttgtcaagactttccaaaacaagtaaaattagcttacCTCTAACCACTAAGGTAGcttcaaactttaaaaaaatggccATGCAACCAGCAGAACGTAAGACGTGAAattaataagtagattaataagagaggataatataacaacaactgttggtgtgtcagcatcgaCAGTGAGTACACGACAAGGAGGGCGGCTCCATCCATAAATTGGTGATATCCATACCaaaggtacactgcaaaaagtcagtgttcaaaaacaagtaaaaaaaaaaagaaaaaaactaaaattaggggcattttacttgaactaagcaaaattatctgccaatagaacaagaaaatttggcttgtcaagactttccaaaacaagtcaaattagctaacctcaatgaaccccaaaataccttaaaataagtatattctcactaataacaagtgcacttttcttggtagaaaaaaattagacctttttgctcaatatgttgacaaatattcttaaatgaagtaaatgctagtgccattatcttgacataatgatatgcgctcggcataatgattttttttttcatgcttgaagaagttattactttaaaaaagtagttttatactaacacagctttgcaacagttgatattctagtttcaagcatgttttactcaatataggtcatcaaatctcagcaacaagctgtaatatcttactgagatcatttaggaccaaaacccttaaaacaagtaaaacactctaacataaaatctgcttagtgagaagaagtatcttatcagacagaaaataagcaaatatcacccttatttgagatatttcatcttacttagatttcactttttgcagtgtagcttggaTGTTTATACCTAAATCGTAAAGAGGTAATTTGACAatctttgggggaaaaaaatgatttctcTACTTTAAAAACtcaagtttacattttttttaatcataatttgGAGTACAGGTGAAAAGTTGAAAAGGAAAACAAAGCTTTCTTTGACCACATGGTCTTTAGTTGACAAGCAAATTACGCAACACAGCAGCAATAGAACTAATGTTAGAATAGAAATAGAAAGCAAAAACAATACGACAAATGGGGTCCTGAGCTgatgatgtcgtcgtggcttgtgcagccctttcagacaattgtgattaagggctatataaataaactttgattgattgattgaactaacaCGTGGGAGTTTTGCACCAACAGCTGACTAGCGACATTTTCAAAGGGCATGCAGAGTTAtgtagtttgtaaaaaaaaaaaaaaaaaaaatatcaggaGGTTGCTTACAGCCACACCCGTGTATGCAGAAGTTTGCCGCTTCACCCTATCGCGGATCGTAGTTTTCTAAGCATATCCGACGTATTTTTTTCGCATAAATTAAGTACTTTAATGCAAAAAAATTACCAAATATGGGAAAAAATATCAACACTATTGTAGTATTAGCcgctagatcatgggtgtcaaactctggccagcgggccaaaattggcccgccgtgtaatttcacttggcccttgaggcgatatcaaattaacactagagctggcccgccgattatatattgcggcggtgccgcggtaacacccattcaccgctaattctcatacttgccaaccctcccgagagactcccaaatttcagtgcccctcccgaaaatcgtcacgcccgcttttcatccagtccaacgagtgctggcccagtcacataatatgtgcggcttctgcacgcacacacaagtgaatgcaaggcatagttgatcaacagcgatacaggttacactgagggtggccgtataaacaactttaacactgttacaaatatgcgccacactgtgaacccacatcaaacaagaatgacaaacacatttcgggagaacatctgcaccgtaacacaacataaacacaacataacaaatacccagaatcttttgcaacactaattcttccgggacgctacaaggtgtgtgtgtgtgtttgggggggggggagagctagtactgcaaagggttctgggtatttgttctgttgtgtttatgttgtgttacggtgcggatgttctcccgaaatgtgtttgtcattcttgtttggtgtggattcacagtgtggcgtatatttgtaacaatgttaaagttgtttatacggccaccctcaatgtaatctgtatggctgttgatcaagtgtgagttgcattcacgtgtgtgtgcgtacagaagccgcacatatcttgtgactgggccggcactttGTTAAAATGGATGAAAAGCCTTCATCTATGACagatcgtagaggacgttaaaggcagtgcctttaaggcacgcccccaaaactgtgatccgggtggactacgagatataatgactgatgaacaccttcattcgataatgaaggttgcctcagctcaaagcctgagccccgacattaatgaactagcatccaagaaaatatggcaggtatctggcttgggcacatcagattagatcagtgtgttgcaaactgagcagtttaaagtcctgaatggttgttttattcattgttattttattttcaaatgtattagcctgtggaaaaagttaatgttatttacctcagaaggctccaaacagaaaagaggcattcaatttttatttaaattgtatttgatatgccattgatatttttaattattattattattatttgaaactcaattttgcatgtcactataaagttatataagccttgcttgttcaatattcaatgcaaaacttgtttgggtccctattaaaaggttaatttgttcaacctttgttcagttttaaattttggcccactctgtatttgagtttgacacccttgcgctAGATGGAAGAAAAACCAATCAAAGCAAACTGTTTAGTAACATGGCCGCTGATTGACTTTACGAGTATAAATGTGACGATGTGGGTGTTACTACGCTGTTAAAAACctatttaaaagttttttttaaatttgggatgtgaatcttacaactcaCGATTCTATTCCGATTCTTGGAGTGACGATTCGATTCCTATTAGATTCAAAACTATTCTCGCAGTTTATTTGTGGGTATAACAattaaagctcctcttggctgctgacgtacaaCACGTACGAAGTACAGAGATGGCCGCAAAaactatttagggcccgcatgtcccattgtataaggactcccaaagggagtccttatacaatgggacataaggacctattgaatttgtaaggttttattattctttattctttattcttccgccgccactttaaactgtaatttgacccacttaacatgcttcaaaactcaccatatttgacccacacatcaggacctgcgaaaattgccttttttttaaaaaaccgaaccacaaaactcaaaattgcgctctagcgccccctacgaaaaaaaacaactagactgcctgtaactcccactaggaaggtcggagagacatgaaacaaaaacttttatgtaggtgtgacttagacctagatttcataatagtatattctcgggcaaaaatcaacaggaagttggcaattcccccttcaagacaaaaaagtactaaaaacagtcacttttgcctctttgagctgtaatttgacccccttaacatgcttcaaaactcaccgaactgaacacacacatcaggactggcaaaaattgtgatctaataaaaaaacctaaccccaaatctcaaaattgtgctctagcgcaattttttaatgaaacgcacaaaaaactgctcctcggatgacaaacctgcctgtaactctccctgggaaggtcggagagacatgaaacaaaaacctctatgtaggtctcatttagacctacatttcataaattgacaacccctgctattcccccttcaaaacaatttttttgtaaaaaccggtcaccttccttcaaaaactatctcctctgagcgcgtttgtcgtttcggcttcaaactaacacaggagagagattaaacccttgtgtataaaataacagaacagcgttttaatacctgctccggttttgattttatgacccttcaaagacccgctgcgctgatgctgctgcgctgctgtttttttaagatggctgcttaaaagcaggaagcaccaacgtgcccacacaatgcagacaaggtaggtacactagacaaaagtcttgggacacttgagactaaaagtagacaaaagtattgggacacttaggactagcacctgccaaatacgcgggcccgaccaatgctgcttgcagctttaattttagaaATTGATtctcaattttttattattatttatatttaatttctTCAAGAAACGATGAATCAACTTTGAATCGGAATACTTGAAAATTGCGTTTCGGATGTGATTTATCATCCAGCTACTTTTCTTGAGCAACCTTATTTCTTATGCTCTCGCTAAGAAAATATTCgattaataattcctactttaGTAGAAATATTCACCATGGTCGTGCCCAGAAACAATTACCCGTGACAAACAAGGGTTTACTTTACTGTATTTACTTTTACACACCACAGATGGACCTTTATTAGAGTATGGGTGGCCATGGTAGATGTACTTGGAGACAGGATAATAATGTAAGGCTTACCAAAGTACGGCTCATTCTGACAACCTTTAATCTTCACTCCTCGAGGGCCCGTTTCAATGAGGAAGTGTCTCACCAAATGTTCCAGAGGGTCGCCCACTGTAGCGACAGAGTAATACACTGAGATCTCTGCACAACTTTGAGATCAAACAGCAAAGTAAGAACATAATctggttttgttgtttttttttacctttgctGCTGTGGTTGTTGATGTtaggagggggcgtggccacctTCAGTGCCAGGCCATAAGCCCCTTGGAAGGAATTACTATCCCGGATCAGGAAGGTTCCAGGGTCTCTTTCCTTCAAAGCAGCGATTGCTACGGTTAAACGAAAGCAAGGTGTTAGCGACTGGAGTGGTGGAACACACAGTAGCTCTTTTTAGACTTAGGGTAAGAGCAAAACCTTTTGTTTGGGGGAAATATGTGACCTGAGATTCTAAATTCCAGCTCATCAGCATGACTTTGTCTGGCGTTTATCAACAAGgattaactgcactttttttaaccTGGCGTCAACAAGGAATGTTAAGAAAAGAACTAAGTGGACCTAGATTAAAGCAGtaaggcaacactaaattggccctagggtgtgaatgtggtcagtctatctgtgttggggcgacttgtccagggtgtaccccgccttttgccagaatgcagctgagataggctccagcaccccccgcgaccccgtaagggacaagcggtagaaaatggatgcatggatggactaCAATGTCAGTTCTTTAGTAGTGAACTAGTTACTCTTGTGCGTAGACATTGTGTCGTTGATGTTGCATGTGAAATGTCCGCTGAAACGCGGTAATGcacgtgtggaggggggcgtggcctgcgggcctgccgcggaacggggcgttgccaggaccggcttcgaagacagcgacaggtgcgtggaAGGccaaggtgggccttgttatctaatcacctgtcgcctttattagcagcagccgtgatgagacgagtagtcggggttggaggtgctgctgagcggacgCAGCAGACAAAGACactttgctgaaaagcaaaagcctctgcacctttttatgacaataaaacagtgttataccctgaaattcctggctctcctggcagtgtgtggtggtctggcTTGTTGGGCGCcaaatgtagaggttgccctctagtgggttcttcggaccaccacacactgccaggagagccaggaatttcagggtataacaccgttttattttcataaaaaggTGCAGAGGCTTTTGCTTTTTAGCAAAGTGTCTTTGTCTGCTGCGTCCTCCAACCGCgactactcgtctcatcacggctgccgctaataaaggcgacaggtgattagataacaaggcccacctgggccatctacgcacctgtcgctgtcttcgaggccggtcctggcaacaccccgttccgcggcaggctcgCAGGCCACGCCACCCTCCACAGCACGTTTTTAAACATGaatttttgcgtcaaaatataaATTCTGCgttttttaataaaatgaaaaaaacgaATAGGATCCAAACAAAATGTGTTGAACGCTCGCCTCGGCCGCAGGTACTggctgttcctcttgcctaaacacAGCACTGACTTGCAGGAAGAGGAGACGATCAAGAGCAccgaaacaagctcgctagttagctaacCATTTTGCTAGCTTACTTACTCTGTTTGCTTTCAGAGTCACAACGTTGACGACTCTCTATTTtgatgctaatcatatttggatgattactatctgaacactgttagttccgaaccagttgtagttctagatcAGCGGTGTCAAAATCGTTTACACTaatggccacatcgcagttatgtttggccccacagggctgcttctaacagtgaatactattattacacaatttttttatgcattttatttgtagattttttttaaaactaaaatgtaaaaaaaatattgtaagtttcaataatttcacctcaatttttggtgtgtattactgtaaatggaaaaacagtactgctgtttttatggtaaaaaataaataaaggcagttcagttgccagaattttactgtaaaatttacattcgttttttttttatgttaaaaaaaaaactgcaattttacagtaaaattttggcacctgagctgccagtttgtttttaagtttttttaccgcaaattaacaactgtagatttttcggtgtataactgtaaatgccaaaacggcaccacagttaattacagtaaaaaaaaaaaaactgtttttttcatttagagaaaaatgctgtaaaaaccacagtaaatttcacaatttcccCATGAAATCAATTGCTACATTTactttgcacaatttgatggataacttgcttagaaatcattattagtatttatttatatttaaaaaatggtttgaatgtttgataacaaatgtttgcataattagacaatatttaagttaacataatttacatatatattttttctcccaaaatagaaataaataatacatttagtaagaaaagttacagtactttattgatacatattatttccaggctttcgagggccaaataaaacgaAGTGTGTTCTAGAGTATTtcttagtagccagcgagaaagtatatttttgacgtgacggatgtaaacagaggtcacaacaccggaaATATATCacccgagggggcgtggctacaggatagagttgccaaatcaGAGTTTTTAGCATGCATGTAATACAATTTTACATGACATTTTCAATGGTAATAATGTTAGTACATTATTTGGTAGAAAAACAAATAGTtgtgtggtacattacatgggacatgtaagtgtcaaaaagacagccaaaagaggttggtagatgagaataaatgtaaaggtaaaatatattgcaggaaatgtagtcttgattttcaaaattgtatttcgggatttgcgtggcagcactttgtgctgatGGAAATGTTCCTTGTTTGTTTATCTCAATTGTCCTCAAAAGATGCTCACATCCCTGTACATTAAGAGCTGTACTCTCTCAATGTCCAAATATGAACAGTGGTTTTTACACTTACTATGGTTATGATGCAGGTTTTGCattgacactggaacagattatttcaaTGTCCATGACTTCCTatggtacaaaacccaaaaccagtaaagttggcacgttgtgtaaatggtaaataaaaactgaatacaatgatttgcaaatccttttcaacttatattcaattgaatagactgcaaagacaagatacttaacgttcaaactggtgaactttgtttctttttgcaaatattagctcatttggaatttgattcttgcaacatgtttcaaaaaagctggcgcaagtagcaaaaaagactgagaaagttgaggaatattcatcaaacactcatttggaacatcccacaggtgaacaggctcattgggaacatgattgggtataaaagtagattccatgaaatgctcagtcattcacaaacaaggacggggcgagggtcatcactttgtcaacaaatgcatgagcaaattgtccaacagtttaagaacaacatttctcaatgagctattgcaaggaatttagggatttcatcacctacggtccgtaatatcatcaaaaggttcagagaatctggagaaatcactgcacgtaagcagcaatgcccgtgactttcaatccctcaggcggtactgcatcaaaaagcgacatcagtgtgtaaaggatatcaccacatgggctcaggaaccttcagaaaaccactgtcagtaactacagttcgtcactacatctgtaagtgcaagttaaaactatactatgcaaagcgaaagccatttatcaacaacacccagaaacgccgcgaggtcatcaaagatggactgatgtaaattggacgtgtccacatttcaaatcggcGTGTCTtccttctgtttttatttacgatttacacaacatgccaacttcactggttttgtaaaagGTGTTGCAATAAAAGCTTTACCTTGCTCCCTGGAGATGCCGGACTTGTACCAGAACCTGGAACTATCCTGGACAAACTTCACACTGACTCTATTCCCGTTCTCACGCTCCTCCGACCCAAAAACGTCGTTGTCAGGGGGTGCGATCTCCCCCACCGTGGGCGAGAAGGTGACGTGGTGCTGATGCTGAGCGGTGCCTGACTTCACGGTCTCCGGCCCATCACTGGGTGACCCGGGCTGGGAGGGTGCGTGTCTCTTCTCCGGCAGGGGCGGCTGAGGGTGAGGAAGTGGAATGGAGATGGTGGAGTAGCCGGAGGTGGATGGCGGCTGGAGCTGTGCCGAGGAGTAGCAGTGTTTCTTGTTGCCGTCTATGGCGGGATTGTGCTCTAGGTGGTGGTGGTGAGGAGCATGGTTGGAATGGTGGACTTCAGAGCCGCTCATCATGAGCTTTCGACCCAGCGTGGCAAAACCAGGAACTGGGCTATCAGAGACAGGGGAGCCCTCCGTGCTACTTGGTGCAACCTGGACGGAAGCTGCTGGATGTGGAGATGTCGGTGCACTTGTGGTATCTGGGCTGCTTTTGGGGGGCGGTGGAGAACATCCATTGACCTGTGCGTTGGTGGCTTGAGTCTGGCTCGGAGGGTGGCACACCGCCTGGGACGCTGAGAACGGCACGGCGGCAGCCTCGGACGGGTGTGGAGTCTCCAGGGTGGGAGGTTGGTGGCGGTGGTCCGATGGATGTGAGGCGACAGAGTCCAGACAAGTGTTGTGTGTTGATGACGGCGCCACCTGGCTGCAGTGCTGCGGTTGTGTTGTCGAGGGCGGGACAGTCGGTGCGGTGCTGTGGTTGTGGGATTCTGAGTGCGACGGTTTGCCATTCGCCACATGTGGCGAGGATGAGGAGTCAGTGCTGTTAACTGATGGGATTTCTGAGGACTGCTGGACGATGTTTTCAGAGGAATAATGTCCATTCTGAGGTTGGGAGGCCACAGAGTCACTGCTGATGACTGCTTTACGGACGTCATGTTCTCTCCCTGGACTGGGACTAAAATAGAGAAATGAAAGTTATCGTTTCATTATTCCTGTCTACAGCTTTTAGAAATATTCACATTTAAAATCCATGAGTGTTTCTAGCAAACAAGACAacacaaatgttaaaaaatgcctgCCCACCACCCAGGGAAACCAGGTAGAAACATAGCACACTGTTAAAGCTTAACCAATTTttaccatccatcttcttccgcttatccaagttcgggtcgtgggggcagcagcctaagcagggaagcccagacttccctctccccaaccacttcatCCAGCgcttcccgggggaccccgaggcgttcccaggccagccgggagatgtagtcttcccaacgtgtcatgggtcttccccgtggcctcctaccggtcggacgtgccctaaacacctccctagggaggcgttagggtggcatcctgaccagatgcccgaaccacctcatctggctcctctccatgtggaggagcagcggctttactttgagctccccccggatgacaaagcttctcaccctatctctaagggagagccctgccacccggcggaggaaactcatttcggccgcttgtacccgtgatcttgtcctttcgttcataacccaaagctcatgaccataggtgaggatgggaacgtaaatcgaccggtaaattgagagctttgccttccggtccagctccttcttcaccacaacggatcgatacagcgtccgcattactgaagacgccgcaccgatcccgcctgtcgatctcacgatccactcttccctcactcatgaacaagactcccaggtacttgaactcctctgctTGGAGGAGACGCTGCCCTAttttttaccataacaatgtaaaaggttaataCGGGCctctcaccttttttttataataggcgtttgttttaatgaatatttaggcctactacgctactgtatttgaatgtttGTTTAAGTGTTTTCTGATGTAGGACTGGGTGAAAACCACGGCACTAGATAATGTCACACGTTTCTTCTGACACAAGCCAAAAAGCTATGTTTTTACACATTCATTCAGTTTTTGAAAGTATTCACGCTGGCTGGAGTTTTGTTCAAATATGCGTGTTGGTAAAGACCTAGCCTAAAATCAGGGGATACCTTTCCGGTGTGCGAAGAGGACTGCTAGAGTGGACGGGCGTGGACGGTCCAGACATGTCGGACGGGGTGGAACAAGCACCCTGACCATCTCTGTGGGCCCTCCTGAAGGATCCGTTGGTGATGTGGTCTCTCCAGCCAACACTTTCATTGGAGTTCCGAAGGCCGTCTATAAGTGGAAGTGAACAAACCGCAACGTTTAGTCGCAGCAGGAAACAAACACGTACGTCTGCATGACTCACCAGTGTGTGAGTCAGGGCCGTATGACTGCGGCGCGTCTGGATGTGGACGGTGGTGGTTGTGGTTATGCTCAGCTGACCCGTTGCTATGGCTGCAGGGTCCCGGTGCGGAGGATGGGGGCAGCGGCGAAGTGGACTCGGACTGGTAGCCCGAGGCGTAGCCCCTGCTCTCGGACGGCGATGGCTGGTACGGTGAACATGGACACGCCTGTCGGGGCGTCTggtagccactgctgctgctgctgtactTGAGGTCGAGGTGGGAATGAGCGTGGGAGCGCGAGGCCTCAGGATATGCGGGGTGGCATGACGGCAAGGGATCAAAGGTGAAGGCGGGGTGATTGTGACCCTGTGGGCCGTAGGAGGGAGTGACGTCCCTCCTGTGCCAGTAGTCCGCCTCCCTTTCTCTTTCCCACTGAAGCTCCGCCTCCCTGTCTCGCTCCCAAGGGAGGGACAACTCCCGGCCTCGTCTCTCCCAGTGGATCTCCGAGCTTCCTCCTCTTCGTAGGCCCGCCTCCCTCTGCTGAAGCTCCGCCTCTCGGTCCCAGTGGAAACTGTCGCCGCGGTCGAGCCTCAAGCCGTGATAGGCCGCCGCTTCTTCTCTCCTGATGCTGCAGTCTCTGCACAGGCAGCCAGGGGGCGGCAGCCCGTCCATTAGCATTATGTCGTGGTAGGGCGCGTTGGCGGTGGACTTGGCGTGCGGATGGTGGTGGCTGTGAGGCGGAGGAAGATGATGGTAGGGGCCGTAGT encodes the following:
- the tns2a gene encoding tensin-2 isoform X1, with translation MGCVLSSDWCGEDVVQAVPVARTASVKSRSLERSDSGRMRLMKSAKGEPHAFKEKTFKKRRQCSVCHQNVDNIGSFCRVCKTATHRKCEAKVTTACIAAPANDLQRRGTAPSRNTQHLGSTKSLTYTKQRNTLPRSFSVDRVMERVMERHYDFDLTYITERIISVFFPPKLEEQRYRLNLKEVAAMLKSKHQDKFLLLNLSERRHDMSRLNPKVHDFGWPDLHAPPLDKICAICKAMETWLTSDPQHVVVLHCKGNKGKTGVIIAAYMHYSKISAGADQALSTLAMRKFCEDKVASSLQPSQNRYIYYFGGLLSGAIKMNSSPLFLHQVLIPSLPNFQGEGGYYPFLKIYQSMQLVYTSGIYDLQGSGGRRLCVTIEPALLLKGDIMVKCYHRRAQTADRDTVFRLQFHTCTIHGAQLWFGKGELDGACTDERFPSDATVEFVFSTGPEKIKGREYHKNDPAVTVDYNTADPVVRWDSYENFNQRYQDSLEDIAHTRGPVDGSLYAQIKKRRGQSSGSLSSTNGSSPGAEDRPDHFLPQRSDSALSAHSSPFNQSFMHPDHHEDPIRPPPPTRQEREELERLLGGIEGSRDADRETAILDDGDSSPSERNETPGLSRSCSCRAGYRSQRCAEPGCDRTLLMPNGYCLDRAPGTNGHHRATPSHSPNPAAQPSHMDLCQHYSPHPQHSLPPPDLVWDRQSNQQHFLHRSCSEAPSSRHHCPYPSLDAHSHAHHHPLSAPSRLCYREDDYGPYHHLPPPHSHHHPHAKSTANAPYHDIMLMDGLPPPGCLCRDCSIRREEAAAYHGLRLDRGDSFHWDREAELQQREAGLRRGGSSEIHWERRGRELSLPWERDREAELQWEREREADYWHRRDVTPSYGPQGHNHPAFTFDPLPSCHPAYPEASRSHAHSHLDLKYSSSSSGYQTPRQACPCSPYQPSPSESRGYASGYQSESTSPLPPSSAPGPCSHSNGSAEHNHNHHRPHPDAPQSYGPDSHTDGLRNSNESVGWRDHITNGSFRRAHRDGQGACSTPSDMSGPSTPVHSSSPLRTPESPSPGREHDVRKAVISSDSVASQPQNGHYSSENIVQQSSEIPSVNSTDSSSSPHVANGKPSHSESHNHSTAPTVPPSTTQPQHCSQVAPSSTHNTCLDSVASHPSDHRHQPPTLETPHPSEAAAVPFSASQAVCHPPSQTQATNAQVNGCSPPPPKSSPDTTSAPTSPHPAASVQVAPSSTEGSPVSDSPVPGFATLGRKLMMSGSEVHHSNHAPHHHHLEHNPAIDGNKKHCYSSAQLQPPSTSGYSTISIPLPHPQPPLPEKRHAPSQPGSPSDGPETVKSGTAQHQHHVTFSPTVGEIAPPDNDVFGSEERENGNRVSVKFVQDSSRFWYKSGISREQAIAALKERDPGTFLIRDSNSFQGAYGLALKVATPPPNINNHSSKVGDPLEHLVRHFLIETGPRGVKIKGCQNEPYFGSLSALVYQHSITPISLPCALKILEKDLIGDVQELQPVSNISTAADLLKQGAACNVLYLNSVETESLTGPQAIAKATDATLGRSPRPAATVVQFKVTSQGITLTDSQRRVFFRRHYPVNSVTFSSLDPKDRRWTNTDNTTVKVFGFVAKKPGSMAENVCHLFAELDPEQPAAAIVNFINKVMLSQRR